One Apis cerana isolate GH-2021 linkage group LG15, AcerK_1.0, whole genome shotgun sequence DNA window includes the following coding sequences:
- the LOC107997965 gene encoding carcinine transporter-like has protein sequence MLMLFCFFLTFVYFTQLFLIVVPVEFWCEMPIVEGFTSEEIRDYMVPSSYLVAYEGHDLAYSRCWIYDVPVKIAMEAKEPDPNWPMKKCHEWHFKTSPFDVPYISVAAEFGWVCDDAYKVTLAQSIFFSGSILGGLIFGWLGDKYGRIPAVVVSNLLGFIGGLSTIYIHTFWQFCLCRFIVGVSFDSTFVFAYILVLEYVGPGWRTFVAHVSFGLFYTFGAICMPWMAYFIADWRTFALVTTVPLVSVLIAPLFIPESVRWLIGMKKMRRALKIISLIEKINRNKIPEDVFEEFQEECEKDIAMMAEDEMYTLLDLFRTRRLRRITILLTTVWGIIQMCYDGHIRCLDALGLDVFSTFTIASITEFPAEMLVVSTLDTFGRRWTLFTAVTVSALFSTFAALVPTVGLAFASFAICSRLFINVASNIALQYAAELLPTVVRGEGVAFIHVMGYVTSIFSPYIAFSSKITYNMPMIILAISCYLGGTMCLFLPETLMEQLPQSLVDGELFGIDQIFWESPLTRKKPLEPIGHHLHAKRPTRRPDLLRSSMVSGYRGMERRHTRIQEKVSEVRLTQQNQ, from the exons ATGCTCATGTTGTTCTGCTTCTTCCTCACCTTCGTCTATTTCACACAATTGTTCCTCATCGTCGTGCCGGTCGAGTTTTGGTGCGAGATGCCGATAGTCGAGGGCTTCACCTCCGAGGAGATAAGGGACTACATGGTGCCTAGCTCGTACTTGGTCGCTTACGAGGGGCACGATTTGGCTTACTCTCGATGCTGGATATACGACGTGCCCGTGAAAATAGCGATGGAGGCAAAAGAGCCCGATCCAAACTGGCCTATGAAGAAATGCCACGAATGGCACTTCAAAACGAGCCCATTCGACGTGCCTTACATTTCTGTCGCTGCCGAGTTTGGATGG GTTTGCGACGACGCGTACAAAGTGACACTCGCGCAGAGTATATTTTTCAGCGGCTCCATCCTCGGAGGTTTGATATTCGGGTGGCTGGGCGACAAATACGGAAGGATCCCAGCCGTTGTCGTGTCCAATTTGTTGGGATTTATCGGCGGCCTCTCCACCATATACATCCACACGTTCTGGCAATTCTGCCTGTGCAGGTTCATCGTCGGCGTGTCCTTCGACAGCACCTTCGTGTTCGCTTACATATTGGTCCTGGAATACGTGGGCCCTGGCTGGCGCACGTTCGTCGCCCACGTCTCGTTCGGCCTGTTTTACACATTCGGGGCAATATGCATGCCCTGGATGGCCTACTTCATAGCGGATTGGAGAACGTTCGCTCTGGTGACGACCGTGCCCCTCGTCTCCGTCCTGATAGCCCCGTTGTTCATCCCCGAGAGCGTCag GTGGCTGATCGGAATGAAGAAAATGCGAAGGGcgctaaaaattatttcgttgatcgagaaaataaatcgaaacaaGATACCCGAGGACGTGTTCGAGGAATTCCAGGAGGAGTGCGAGAAGGATATAGCCATGATGGCCGAGGACGAGATGTACACGTTGCTCGATCTGTTCAGGACGAGGCGTTTGAG AAGAATCACCATCCTACTGACGACAGTGTGGGGCATAATCCAGATGTGCTACGACGGACACATAAGGTGCCTGGACGCTCTCGGCCTGGACGTGTTCAGCACGTTCACGATCGCCTCCATCACCGAATTCCCGGCTGAGATGTTGGTCGTTTCCACCCTGGACACATTCGGCCGAAGGTGGACGTTGTTCACCGCCGTCACCGTCTCGGCCCTGTTCAGCACGTTCGCCGCCCTTGTGCCCACGGTGGGCCTAGCTTTCGCCTCGTTCGCCATCTGCAGCCGCCTCTTCATCAACGTGGCCTCCAACATCGCGCTTCAATACGCGGCAGAGCTCCTGCCAACAGTTGTCCGGGGCGAGGGAGTGGCGTTTATACACGTGATGGGATACGTCACCTCGATATTCAGCCCCTACATCGCCTTCTCCTCCAAGATAACGTACAACATGCCCATGATCATACTCGCCATATCGTGCTACCTCGGCGGGACTATGTGCCTTTTCCTGCCTGAAACCCTGATGGAACAGTTGCCCCAATCGTTGGTG GACGGAGAGTTGTTCGGgatcgatcaaattttttggGAGTCGCCATTGACGAGGAAGAAACCTTTGGAGCCGATAGGACACCATTTGCACGCGAAACGTCCGACCAGACGACCAGATCTGCTGCGAAGCAGTATGGTTTCCGGTTACAGGGGCATGGAGAGACGACACACCAGAATACAAGAGAAAGTGAGCGAAGTAAGGCTCACTCAGCAGAATCAGtaa